From a single Planctellipticum variicoloris genomic region:
- a CDS encoding FHA domain-containing protein, translating to MAAFLVPLDPGHSAVPLEKTILLIGRQSDCDVTLTRSKKVSRRHCCIAQVNSQFLIRDLGSTNGVFVNGSRIAAETRLRLGDEVTIGDVRFRIESQPVPSGGKSPAGGAVKGPTGNKRPRPKPAAPPSLEIPVAIPESDDAVPIADSGPIVPYVELDSSDIVPLSSDSVF from the coding sequence ATGGCCGCGTTTCTGGTTCCACTCGACCCGGGTCACTCCGCGGTTCCGCTGGAAAAGACCATTCTCCTGATCGGACGACAGTCGGACTGCGACGTCACGCTGACGCGCAGTAAGAAGGTCTCGCGCCGCCATTGCTGCATCGCCCAGGTGAATTCCCAGTTTTTGATTCGCGACCTGGGGAGTACGAACGGCGTGTTCGTGAACGGCAGCCGGATCGCCGCCGAGACGCGGCTGCGGCTGGGGGACGAAGTCACCATTGGCGACGTCCGGTTCCGGATCGAGTCTCAGCCGGTCCCGAGCGGGGGCAAATCGCCCGCGGGCGGAGCGGTCAAGGGACCGACGGGGAACAAGCGACCCAGACCGAAGCCCGCCGCCCCTCCCAGCCTGGAAATTCCGGTGGCGATTCCCGAGTCGGACGACGCCGTGCCGATTGCGGATTCGGGTCCGATCGTGCCGTATGTGGAGCTCGATTCGAGCGACATCGTGCCACTGAGCAGTGACAGCGTGTTCTGA
- a CDS encoding GntR family transcriptional regulator — MPGSESNPAGRHSRQITLRLRDDILSGRMAAGLRLTEAGLAARFGVGRGPVREAVKQLSVQGLLVLRPNRGAAVAPEAPRQIRQLIIPIRRTIEAYALRQVFDELTESDFGRWESIVEQMRRACEAADLHTLAELDLAFHRALLERAAQPELLVIWDTIVGQIRTHFRRMQRRTDDLLSIYEEHKALLDSFRSGKLAESLRLLKAKIE, encoded by the coding sequence GTGCCTGGGAGCGAATCCAATCCGGCGGGCCGGCATTCGCGACAGATCACGTTGCGGCTGCGCGATGATATTTTGTCGGGGCGGATGGCCGCCGGGCTGCGGTTAACCGAGGCCGGGCTGGCGGCGCGATTCGGCGTCGGTCGCGGGCCGGTGCGCGAAGCTGTGAAGCAGCTTTCTGTACAGGGGCTGCTGGTTCTGCGTCCCAATCGGGGGGCGGCGGTGGCTCCGGAGGCGCCCCGTCAGATTCGGCAATTGATCATTCCGATCCGCCGGACGATTGAAGCGTATGCGTTGCGGCAGGTGTTCGACGAACTGACCGAGAGCGATTTCGGCCGGTGGGAGTCGATCGTCGAGCAGATGCGACGTGCGTGCGAGGCCGCCGATCTGCACACGCTGGCGGAACTGGATCTGGCCTTTCACCGGGCGCTGCTGGAGCGGGCGGCTCAGCCCGAGCTGCTGGTGATCTGGGACACGATCGTCGGGCAGATTCGGACGCACTTTCGACGAATGCAGCGGCGGACTGACGATCTGCTGTCCATCTATGAAGAACACAAAGCCTTACTCGACAGCTTCCGCAGCGGGAAGCTGGCCGAGTCGCTGCGGCTGCTGAAAGCCAAGATCGAATAG
- a CDS encoding DUF1559 domain-containing protein — protein MISFRPRRHGFTLIELLVVIAIIAILIALLLPAVQQAREAARRTQCRNNLKQLGLALHNYHDTHSVLPPGFVQTPALHRNEATWIAFLLPGIDQGPRYNLFDFNACGGCISPASPNARAYSDPIPAMRCPSDSEADPALSVYGRGNYGANNGIGPLIPPAGYPQTPRGALGLFNGNSKVRFADIRDGTSNTVAITELRTYAKGANDFRGVMFYPEGPFTHHNYSPNAKIADQLRTAFCAANSDPPCVGTYSAFNDKQMLYTARSLHTGGVHSLLADGSVRFISENLNLTTWQNLAIPDDGLTLGEF, from the coding sequence ATGATTTCTTTCCGTCCTCGAAGGCATGGATTTACGCTCATTGAGCTGCTGGTGGTGATTGCGATCATCGCCATTCTGATTGCGCTGCTGCTGCCTGCGGTGCAGCAGGCGCGTGAAGCGGCCCGGCGGACGCAATGCCGGAACAATCTCAAGCAACTGGGGCTGGCGCTGCACAATTATCACGACACGCACAGCGTCCTGCCGCCGGGCTTCGTGCAGACGCCTGCGCTGCATCGGAACGAAGCGACCTGGATCGCGTTTCTGCTGCCGGGAATCGATCAGGGTCCCCGTTACAATCTGTTCGACTTCAACGCCTGCGGCGGATGCATCAGTCCTGCTTCGCCGAATGCCAGGGCGTATTCCGATCCGATACCCGCGATGCGCTGTCCGAGCGATTCCGAGGCTGATCCGGCGCTCAGCGTTTATGGTCGGGGAAACTATGGCGCCAACAACGGCATCGGCCCGCTGATTCCGCCGGCCGGCTATCCGCAGACGCCGCGCGGGGCGCTGGGGCTGTTCAACGGCAATTCGAAAGTTCGCTTCGCCGATATCCGCGATGGAACGAGCAACACGGTGGCGATTACGGAATTGCGGACGTATGCGAAGGGGGCGAACGATTTTCGTGGCGTGATGTTTTATCCGGAGGGGCCGTTCACGCACCACAATTATTCGCCCAACGCGAAGATTGCGGACCAGTTGCGGACGGCGTTCTGCGCCGCGAACTCGGATCCGCCCTGCGTCGGCACGTATTCCGCGTTCAACGACAAGCAGATGTTGTATACGGCGCGCAGCCTGCACACGGGCGGCGTGCATTCGCTGCTGGCGGACGGTTCGGTCCGTTTCATCAGCGAGAATCTGAACCTGACGACCTGGCAGAATCTGGCGATTCCGGACGACGGCCTGACGCTCGGCGAGTTCTAA